The Setaria viridis chromosome 9, Setaria_viridis_v4.0, whole genome shotgun sequence sequence AATGAAGCATTACCGCTATAACATTGTACATAATATGATGCTCGATATCAATTGGCTCCCCTGTCTCGAAGCAAGAGGGCCTGTGAAGTGGGAAACCCATTTTTAGGAATTCTTCAAGCTTGTGCCCATCCAAAGAGTATCTATACCCTCCATCGCCATTGAAACCAATAAGAACAACATTAACCTCGAGAGGCACTTGAAACGGAACCTGAAGAACATTCCCAATGAGTTAAATAAGCATTGGAAACCTAAACAAAAAGCAAGAACTTACATGTTCAGACCAAAAAGGGAGAAGAACAGCACTGAATGATTGTGGTTTAGATTACACTACATTTGGTGTCATTTGTCGTTGTAAAGGAACTAGCAATTAGCATAACTGTAACAACAGCTTGATTACACCATCAGGCTTAAGGTGAAACGCAATTTGAACTGCCATCCCCATTCCAGCCACAATTCATAAGGTGAGCCCACTTAAAGTCATATGATGCTCTTGGGTGTAATTATACTTGCACgcgtgaaaaaagaaaaaaacacgaACAAATTGGCACTGCACACTTCATCACGTAGCTGCCGATCTCGACGAGGAAGAAAAACGAAATCCGAAGGCAGATCCTACACGCAGGTAGTCTAAAAACGGAAGACCGTGCTCCGAATCAGCTCGGCTCTAATCAAACTGAACAGCCATCGCGGATCGCACTTGGAGAGGTTTAGTGGGGGAGCGAGGAGGCGGGGGAAGAGACGGGGAGTACCTCTGCGCGGGTGTGGAGCATGCGGCGGACGTCTGCGCGGATGCTCTCCTCGACGTCGTGGAAGGCCCCGTGGTGCCAGTGCGGGTGCCCGGGGTCACGGCGGAACGCCTCCCGCCGCGGGGCCGACGACACGGTCGCGGCGgccgccaggaggaggaggaggccgaggaagaCGGGAGGCCCCATCACGGATGGCGGGTCCGGAGAAACCCTAGGCCGGGGTTTCTGGAAGCTTCGCCGTCGCAGTCTACTGGAGAGAGCGGGGGCGTGGACGGCGAGGAGGGGAGACGGGCAGCGCGGCGGCACCACAGTCCACGGCGAGTGCGTTGTCTCGCCGTCCCTCGGCGTGGGTGTTGCTTTGAGATTAGTGACTTTTGACTCGTGTGGACTGTGGATCTTTGCCAAGCTCAAGCGCGTTAATTTTTcatcttttcattttctttcggATACTATCGATTTGTTGTGTTCGGAAAAATAGAGTAACCTTTTTCCATACGTACAATTGGGTATTGGAACATGTTAATTGGGACTAATTGTTGCAGATCTAGTGATAGGGACATTATAGCGATCTACAGGAACTAGTTGCTGCTGCAGATCTAGTGATAGTCACCGTTGAGACAGTTTGCTTGACGTTAGTTGGTTGAACGTGTTGATGAATCTAATATTTCgaaatacttcctccattctaaattgtagatcattttaatttttctaaatttacaTACAATCTAGATGATGAAGGTCGGAGGCGAGCAGCCGGCAactgccggaggaggaggaaggcaagAAAAGGGCCGTTGTGGGCCGGTCGTTGGTGGTCCAAGACTTCAAGTGGAGGGCCCAATTAATTAACTTCGGCCCAGCACAAGACCCGCTGCCGGCCTGCTCTTATCGCTATTGGCTAGTGCTCCCCGCGAGCCCCCGCCCGTGGCCGCCCCGTCCGGGGAGGGCGATTtcatggaggaggtggaggcggaggggacgggagagcaggggagcggcggcggcgccggccgcagcgtagatgccgtcgccgccgctgtgcGCGGCCGCGGACGAGGTAACTTCTTTCATCTCGCTCTGCTGCTAGTCGTGACTGCTCTGTTGCTGTGCAATTAAAAAATTTCCTGCTTAGTTACGCTAGTGGTGTGTGACATTGCTCCGTGTACTCAATCTCATGCTTGACTCTGCTCGAGGGCATCTATTCTGCCAAAAGCCAACGTGGAATATTTTCTGATGAGGCCAATGTTTGCTGAAGTAAAGTTTATCAAATAAGCATAAAGGCATTGCCAATTTATGTACTAGCTAGATGGAATTCTTGATGTATAACTTTTAATTTTCACTGTTTTGTAGCTACACATTTTGGCACAAATTGAAATGAGAAACTTAGGCAGATAAGTTCCAAGTTGTAGAATGCCCAGCAGTACATGTATGAGAGGCATCCTTTTTCATTTTCAGAAGAATGCATTATCTATGAGAGCATTGTATCTCAATCAATATTTTTTCAACATGGAATCTGAAATTCTTTTTAAAGTCTTTTTAAACTTTTTGTTgaatggagaagcaataatGCTTGCTGATTGAGAACGGCAAAGCTTAAATTCTTAGTCTGCACACTATTACTCTCTCGGTCAATTTTTCTTGTGAATGTGATCTTAGTCTGAACAGATGTAACCACATAAACAACAAAATGGCATACAAATTTCGATTTATACTTGATCATCATGATTTATGGGTCTATGCATAAATTAAATAGCTTACAAACAGCTTAATAGACAGACTAGTGGAATTATGTGGTTAAGGTGTTGTCAATGATTTGTTTGGAACAATGCAGGTCATTTTAGAACGGAGGAAGCATGGCCTGGGAACGTTCAGTTGGAACAATGACCCACTATATACATCGTGACAAGGAGATTCAACATCTCAGTTGCAATACATTCTGGGGTTGTCTGCTTTGTTGGAACTTTGCTAAGAAGTGTGTTAGCAACCGTACTTGTTCTTTGTTGCACATTTTTAGCGCACGACGCTTATTGTCCCACGTCTTGCCAAGATTTCCCACACCATTATTACAGAGGTTTCCAAAACATGCAAAAAGATCATTCTACAATTTATCAGCCAACTTGCTACACCATTTTCCATCAAACCACATGCAAAATATGGGAGGGGGAGATACAACAGATCCCAGCAACAGTGACTACCTATTTAGCATCACAGAGTGAGAAGAGAAAGCAGCAGAGGTTGTCAGGTAAATACAACACATGTTTGCACGCTGGCGATCATTGATCAGGACCTTTGAATGTAAAAGAACGCAGCTCTTTCTGTAATACATGAGCAGACAGTCTATGCATATTGTCACATTGGCACACCTTTATTTTTCAAACTACAGAATAACAGAACACGAATTAGCAGCTGTATACCGTACACTGACCGTTCAGTGACAAACAGAACACGGCGTCGAAAAGCTACAGCTTTGATTGTGGTTTAGAACCCCGGCCCTGAATGAATTTCTGCATATTCGCGAATTGCTCTTTTGTCATGCCACTGTAATACTTGTGACCTCTTTCCTGAAAATTGGAATCCTAAAGATATGAGACACATGCATTTCTGAATTAATATAGGAATCTCAATTAATTTCTTTATAATGAACATTGATACTGAACACAAACGTTCAGCTAAAATATTTGCTCATTTGTCACCAAAGGATAATTAAAGTGTCCATTGCTAAGATCCTTGAGAATATTAGATGAACATTTCTTATGGAGCCACCCATAGATTTCCACTGGCATATATGCTTCGTGGTTAAAATACCACACAAGATCAGCTAAGGTCAATAATTTGACCATAGAAACATTAAGCACCACGTAAGTAAAATGTACCACGCAATGTGCAAGTTCGAACCTTTTCAAGTGCTTGAGCATGTTTCAAGTCCAGCTGAAACCCATCATTTATAACCGATTTGTATAACAAAACTAAGTTGGGGTTGTTCCTTGCAATAGCCTCAGCAACCTCTATTGCCTTATTCAGCACCTCCTTGTCATCCACTATGTGGTTAACAAGCCCCCACCTCTCTGCCATTTCAGCAGTAACTGGCATGCAGGTTAGTGACACTTCCCGTGCTCTGTTAGGCCCAATGATGCGAGAAAGCTTCTGTGAAAGACCCCAGGAGGGAAATATCCCAAACCTACATCACATGAACAGATAGATTAGAGCACAACAGGTGAAATGAACAAGTTAGATTGCAATGCCATGAATTGGAGCGCGAAAAGGTATCGACTGATGATAGTGGAGAACACGAGCAGTGTTTCAGTGCATGCTCTGGCCAAGGAATGCATAAACTCAAATATCAAGTCTCACTTTCTGAAAAGTGGAATATTACGTCTTTTGTATGGAACTATATCCAGGCAGAGAACACTGAAACTTTTTAATTTCCCTACCAATTCCGTATCATCCCCATTTCCAGAcacacagttttttttttagttACCGCCCAACTGAAAAGTATTCCAACAAACTACTAGCAAAGAGTGCCTCTAATAGTCTAATTGCAACCCTATAGTCGCAAGAGCAGCAAAAGTTATAGCAGGTTACTGATTCCGAGCAATCGTGATCTGGATGAAGTAGAGGACTATTGACGCACTTGGCGTGGGTGTCGAGGAACTTGGCGGAGCgtccggcgacgaggatgtcgCAGGCGAGGGCGATCTCGAATCCGGCGGTGACGGCGAACCCCGCGATGGCGCCGACGATGGGCTTGCGGCAGAGCTCCATCTGCGCGACGGGGTCGGTGGCGACGTCCTTGACGTCGCCCTTGAAcacgtcctccgccgccgtcaggTCCACCCCGGAGCAGAACGCTCGGCCGCGGCCCGCGAGCACGACCGCCGCCACGGCGTCGTCGGCGCCCAGCCGCCGGAACGCGGCCGCCAGGGAGACCATCATGGGCTTCGTCAGCGCGTTCAGCGCCGCGGGACGGTTGATGGTCACCACGGCGACCGGGGACCCCGGCCTCGCCGGCTCCACCACGATGAGGTCGCCGGAGTCCGGCGGTGCGGCGCCCATCGGGTCTGATTGGGTTTGGGTTAGCGTCTCGGGTTGGTGTGCTCCCGCAAGCGGCCCCCTTTTGACTTGCCTGATGAGCAGATGGGATCCACACTGCGCCGTAGAGCCGACGACATCCAGGGCCCACCACCTAGAGAGAGCTACCGGAGTCGGCTTGCGTATTCGACTAGCGAATGCTGATAACGTTGGTGACGTGGCACGTGGGTGACTAGCATGTGGAGGGGAGGTGGAGCCCAGCCCACCGACGTTTTGCTGGTAAAACTGAGAAGCACAGTTGAGAGTTGGGACAGAGACATCGTGCTTCGGTAAACAATTACCAGGTCGTGTTTAGTTACTCCTAAAattccaactttagcactatgtaaaaagaaaattccccatcacatcaaacttgcggtacatgcatggagtactgaatgtagacgaaattaaaaactaattgcacaattttgttgtacttcacgagacgaatcttttgagcctaattagtcgatatttggacaataatttataaatacaaacaaaacgctacaatacgctacagtaattttggttgcccAAAGTTAAGCTACTAAACAAGGCCCCAGTTTCTTTGTTCTTCTGGAATGCAGTTCTGTACATAACTAGGCTGCTGCAAACACCGCCGCTAGGGAGTAGGGATCACATCTGAGGCCGATGCCTTCGACGGAATGGATCGCAACACCTTTTTTGTCGCACCCAATCTCATCCGATGCGTCCCATACCGTCAATAATCCACCAACTTTAATTTGTTCTGACCAGCAAACATGTCACTAGCTCACGTTGCAACAAGAAGTCCAAAGGAATACGAGAACGAAGCTATGAGAATAAACAAAAGAACACCGTTGCGGCGTCACTCACAGATCATCTATCCTACCTAGCTAAGCACGACTGCACGAGTGACGTTACACTGATCGAGGCCAAATTAGCCCCCGAACTAATCTATTGGACTAGAAAACGAATCTGAACAAGCAGCTAACAATAGCAGAAGCGGCGATCGATCGATTCAGTTCAGGGCTTCAGGCCATGATCAGCTGGCGCACGTTGACCGGCGAGATGTCCGATGGGCCGCCGTCGAGGATCCGGCGGGCGATGAGCGCGTTGGCGGCGTCGCTGGGGTGGTAGGGGTCCCAGAACACGTACTTGGACCTGTCCGCGCAGTACCGCGACGTCGGCCCGCACGGCACCAGCCCGCCGAACCGCCCGCCCACGTAGCAGCACGCCGAGTCCGCCACCTCGAACCCTGCACGAACGAGAGCAGCGAAATCGATAAGATCACAATGATCTCACAGCATTTTTCCCAGCCTCCAAACGATTCTTTCACGACACCGTGGGATCTGTAGTTGGCGATGATGTCGGAGACGATGTGGTAGACGTCGGCGTAGACGAAGCGGGAGCCGGGGAGGGCGGCGCCCAGCTCGTCCACCAGGGCCCTCAGCCGCCGGTTGAAGGACCGCGCCAGCTGGTTCGGGAACTCGGCgcaggccgcggccgccgacgggTTCGTCTCCCTCTGGTACGGGATGCAGCCGATCGGGCCCACGTTCGCCACCACGACCTTGCGGGCGTCCAGGAGGTACAGCCTCTGCGACGCACACAAGCCACCGCGTCAGGCACGCACGCTGCGCGACAACTCGCGGCAGCTTTCAAGCAGGTGCCTACGTACCGCGAGCTGCTGGCGGTACTTGGCAATCATGGCGCCGATgaaggcggccggcggcgtcgaggcgcgCTCCGGCACGGAGAGGATGGGCGTGAGGTAGTTGTTGATGAAGTCGTTGGAGCCCATGGTGACCGAGAAGAGCGCGCCCCGCAGCAggctcaccgccgccacctccccgtgcagggcgATCAGGTCGTGCCGGCTGTTGGCGTAGTTGTCGATCTGAGCGTCCAAGTTCAGGCGCCCGCCCTGTCCAAAGACAAAACCAGACAGATATCAGCACCAGCTTGCGTTAAAACAATCACACTGTCTCCATTCAAAATCCAGAATGTTTCTTTCCTGTACAAGCTCAGCTTAGCACTCATGACAGGTCATCTTGGTAGGGGACAGTGAAACAGTAAAAATGATAATTTATTTACATTATTTATGTGCGGCAATGCAGGGCATGCAGCTAGCGATTCGTTAGCCTTCACGCAAAAGAGAAGGTTTTGGAGAACTGACTCATGCGGAGGCGATGATCAAAACTTACTCGGGAACAAGCTAAGCATTGGGGataaaacacacacacacacatgtaaAGTACTCTTAGATTAGTACGACGATTTCACACAGCAGGAATAGTGGAGAGGCCGTGTACTGACGAAGATACTGCCGGTTTGGTTCAggatgcctccgccgccggacgcGTAGTTGACGCCTCTCAGCAAGGCGTCGCCGGTGGTCTCCGGGGACATGTACGGCGGCACGAACCCTCCCAGCCCCATCTCTTGCCCTGAAACACGAAAACAAGTGAGGAAAAATTCAGGGGCCGATGCAATAATGCAAGGCAATGTAACAGTAAAGCTCAGGCAAAGAGACTGAGCAGTCACCTAGAATGTCGACGATGGTCCGGCCGTTGGTGTACCGGCCGGTGGGCTGGTGGCCGAGGAAGTCGATGCCGTTCGGGGGGTAATTCGCCTTGGACAGGGAGACGAtgtagttgttgttgccggcGTCGACGAGCGAGTCGCCGAAGATGAAGGTCGCTGGCATGCCAGCGCCGGCGACGCGAGTTGGCGCGAGCAAGACGAGGCAGGCCAGCAGGACGAAATGAGATGCCACTCTGGGCCGCCGCTCGTGCGGAGGACACATTGACGAGGCAAGAACGTCACGTACACCGAGAGATCTCAGATGAGGGGATACAACTAGACAAGCAACGTTTTGCCTAGAAGTACAGCTACTGTTCAGTGTTGCTAGAAGCCTTGGAAGTTGCTAGCTCACTTGATCCTACTGGTTATTGTTGAAAGTGCGAGAAGTGGTTGCGGTAGAGGAGAAGTTTGATGGCGAGGGAAGAGAGGTTGCCTACTTATATAGCACGAGAAACAGAATCTAAGGGACTGCAGAAAATAACACAGATAATTGAGACAATAGAAGAAAACAAACAGACAGAAATAGGCTTGATTGGGCCTTGCAAGTAGTACTAATTAGCTCACTAATAAATACCAGATATTATGAGCAGATGACAGACCGAGGTTTAAAGATGGAACAAATGGAGGCAAAGAAAGCGGCCAAGAAACCAAGACTGACGGGGAGGAAAGATTGTGTGACCTGCGAAGGTTGTTGCGAGCAACATACATAAAAACTCACATGGCATTGTTTTCACATGAACGTATCATGGTTCATGGACTCTCCCATTCGGCATTGATTGGTTGCCGATCTCTCAAGCCTTCATCAGGTGCCCGTGAGCCTTTGGCACCGGGACGGTGACAGAATTCTGCTTCTAGGACTGGAGCGAGAGTCGGATCGGTTCCCGCATTTGGCGCATCTCATTGTACTAGGATCAGGCTCCTGAAATGGACTGCAGCGGGCAGCCGAGCCCAGGACATGACGGAGGACCGAGGGTCCTGTGAAAGTGCTTttgctttcaaaaaaaagtcaaaagctAAATTAAAGGGGTGAGCTTCTAAACCTCTACTTCTACAAAAAGCAATTTTTTAGTTCATTCTCCACAGCCACACTTGGTGGACGTTTCACGAAAATTACCCGCAATGCTACCGTTTATGGGCGTACCCCTTCGTTTTTCTTTC is a genomic window containing:
- the LOC117836535 gene encoding probable enoyl-CoA hydratase 1, peroxisomal — encoded protein: MGAAPPDSGDLIVVEPARPGSPVAVVTINRPAALNALTKPMMVSLAAAFRRLGADDAVAAVVLAGRGRAFCSGVDLTAAEDVFKGDVKDVATDPVAQMELCRKPIVGAIAGFAVTAGFEIALACDILVAGRSAKFLDTHAKFGIFPSWGLSQKLSRIIGPNRAREVSLTCMPVTAEMAERWGLVNHIVDDKEVLNKAIEVAEAIARNNPNLVLLYKSVINDGFQLDLKHAQALEKERGHKYYSGMTKEQFANMQKFIQGRGSKPQSKL
- the LOC117840015 gene encoding GDSL esterase/lipase At4g16230; the protein is MCPPHERRPRVASHFVLLACLVLLAPTRVAGAGMPATFIFGDSLVDAGNNNYIVSLSKANYPPNGIDFLGHQPTGRYTNGRTIVDILGQEMGLGGFVPPYMSPETTGDALLRGVNYASGGGGILNQTGSIFGGRLNLDAQIDNYANSRHDLIALHGEVAAVSLLRGALFSVTMGSNDFINNYLTPILSVPERASTPPAAFIGAMIAKYRQQLARLYLLDARKVVVANVGPIGCIPYQRETNPSAAAACAEFPNQLARSFNRRLRALVDELGAALPGSRFVYADVYHIVSDIIANYRSHGFEVADSACCYVGGRFGGLVPCGPTSRYCADRSKYVFWDPYHPSDAANALIARRILDGGPSDISPVNVRQLIMA